The following proteins come from a genomic window of Crassostrea angulata isolate pt1a10 chromosome 1, ASM2561291v2, whole genome shotgun sequence:
- the LOC128176227 gene encoding uncharacterized protein LOC128176227 isoform X1, giving the protein MASFHGEHLDNMPRSNERRERSYRGSAYSSFQGVQEPEIDYKDNTKENEVPGIHQSTDCYIPRGYRFNHRTFREQPIPPLSPLDQQQQNVRGTGGVMNTQGTITGVSQNSNECDNPGNSDRVQKSHSSTFLPQPVTPLLSLSQIQKNILSHSDTEKRRLQYDNAWNILGKGDSRLSNHYGPSVTTKQLNTSYVFVGSVQETSREVKLPPTPSSGLTDDTSQYSLDTKDYKPRSKKPCFLKKICKYLLWILIILGISAVVAISTVYYQNSQPNQITNSMEAQIDGTNEINKTLGIVLDKFSSIKQSIESMKSLVKEINKPLNRAPAYTSSDSLSDSSNSGQCRNDTNGECVKDCTFMCRGDYQSCETCIGYVTCDHGKIFKRICVNPRFNITLFWDDKLKACEFKSSTCYYK; this is encoded by the exons cCACGATCTAATGAAAGGCGAGAACGGAGTTATAGG GGTTCAGCATACAGCAGTTTTCAGGGTGTGCAAGAACCTGAAATAGATTATAAAGACAATACAAAAGAGAATGAG GTACCTGGAATTCATCAATCCACAGACTGTTACATTCCCCGAGGATATCGCTTT aacCACAGAACCTTTCGAGAACAACCG ATACCACCATTATCGCCCCTAGATCAACAACAGCAAAATGTTAGAGGGACCGGTGGAGTTATG AATACACAAGGAACGATCACCGGTGTTTCTCAGAATTCTAATGAATGTGACAACCCTGGAAATTCTGACCGAGTGCAGAAATCG CACAGCAGTACCTTTCTTCCACAACCA GTTACACCTTTATTATCTTTAtctcaaatacaaaaaaatattttg TCGCATTCTGATACAGAAAAAAGGCGGTTACAGTATGATAATGCATGG AATATTTTAGGAAAAGGAGACTCTAGGTTATCCAATCATTACGGACCTTCCGTAACCACAAAGCAGTTg AATACTTCATACGTTTTTGTAGGGAGCGTGCAAGAAACATCACGAGAAGTCAAG TTACCCCCCACACCTTCCTCGGGTCTGACAGATGACACTAGCCAATATTCTTTGGACACAAAGGATTATAAGCCCAGatcaaaa AAACCttgttttttgaagaaaatatgcAAGTACCTTCTCTGGATACTCATAATTCTCGGTATCTCGGCTGTCGTAGCGATATCCACTGTTTATTACCAAAATAGCCAGCCTAACCAGATTACCAATAGTATGGAGGCACAGATAGATG gtaccaatgaaattaacaaaaccCTCGGTATTGTATTAGACAAGTTTAGTTCAATCAAACAGTCGATAGAGTCCATGAAGTCACTTGTGAAAGAAATCAACAAACCACTAAACAGGGCCCCAG CTTACACAAGTAGTGACTCTTTATCGGATTCATCGAATTCAGGACAGTGTCGGAACGATACAAATGGTGAATGTGTAAAGGACTGTACTTTCATGTGTCGTGGGGACTATCAGTCCTGTGAGACATGTATAGGTTATGTCACTTGTGATcatggaaaaatatttaaaagaatctGTGTTAATCCCAGATTCAATATAACTCTTTTTTGGGATGACAAACTCAAAGCATGTGAATTTAAAAGCAGTACGTGTTACTATAAGTGA
- the LOC128176227 gene encoding uncharacterized protein LOC128176227 isoform X3, whose translation MASFHGEHLDNMPRSNERRERSYRGSAYSSFQGVQEPEIDYKDNTKENEVPGIHQSTDCYIPRGYRFNHRTFREQPIPPLSPLDQQQQNVRGTGGVMNTQGTITGVSQNSNECDNPGNSDRVQKSHSSTFLPQPNILGKGDSRLSNHYGPSVTTKQLNTSYVFVGSVQETSREVKLPPTPSSGLTDDTSQYSLDTKDYKPRSKKPCFLKKICKYLLWILIILGISAVVAISTVYYQNSQPNQITNSMEAQIDGTNEINKTLGIVLDKFSSIKQSIESMKSLVKEINKPLNRAPAYTSSDSLSDSSNSGQCRNDTNGECVKDCTFMCRGDYQSCETCIGYVTCDHGKIFKRICVNPRFNITLFWDDKLKACEFKSSTCYYK comes from the exons cCACGATCTAATGAAAGGCGAGAACGGAGTTATAGG GGTTCAGCATACAGCAGTTTTCAGGGTGTGCAAGAACCTGAAATAGATTATAAAGACAATACAAAAGAGAATGAG GTACCTGGAATTCATCAATCCACAGACTGTTACATTCCCCGAGGATATCGCTTT aacCACAGAACCTTTCGAGAACAACCG ATACCACCATTATCGCCCCTAGATCAACAACAGCAAAATGTTAGAGGGACCGGTGGAGTTATG AATACACAAGGAACGATCACCGGTGTTTCTCAGAATTCTAATGAATGTGACAACCCTGGAAATTCTGACCGAGTGCAGAAATCG CACAGCAGTACCTTTCTTCCACAACCA AATATTTTAGGAAAAGGAGACTCTAGGTTATCCAATCATTACGGACCTTCCGTAACCACAAAGCAGTTg AATACTTCATACGTTTTTGTAGGGAGCGTGCAAGAAACATCACGAGAAGTCAAG TTACCCCCCACACCTTCCTCGGGTCTGACAGATGACACTAGCCAATATTCTTTGGACACAAAGGATTATAAGCCCAGatcaaaa AAACCttgttttttgaagaaaatatgcAAGTACCTTCTCTGGATACTCATAATTCTCGGTATCTCGGCTGTCGTAGCGATATCCACTGTTTATTACCAAAATAGCCAGCCTAACCAGATTACCAATAGTATGGAGGCACAGATAGATG gtaccaatgaaattaacaaaaccCTCGGTATTGTATTAGACAAGTTTAGTTCAATCAAACAGTCGATAGAGTCCATGAAGTCACTTGTGAAAGAAATCAACAAACCACTAAACAGGGCCCCAG CTTACACAAGTAGTGACTCTTTATCGGATTCATCGAATTCAGGACAGTGTCGGAACGATACAAATGGTGAATGTGTAAAGGACTGTACTTTCATGTGTCGTGGGGACTATCAGTCCTGTGAGACATGTATAGGTTATGTCACTTGTGATcatggaaaaatatttaaaagaatctGTGTTAATCCCAGATTCAATATAACTCTTTTTTGGGATGACAAACTCAAAGCATGTGAATTTAAAAGCAGTACGTGTTACTATAAGTGA
- the LOC128176227 gene encoding uncharacterized protein LOC128176227 isoform X2 — protein MASFHGEHLDNMPRSNERRERSYRGSAYSSFQGVQEPEIDYKDNTKENEVPGIHQSTDCYIPRGYRFNHRTFREQPIPPLSPLDQQQQNVRGTGGVMNTQGTITGVSQNSNECDNPGNSDRVQKSHSSTFLPQPVTPLLSLSQIQKNILSHSDTEKRRLQYDNAWNILGKGDSRLSNHYGPSVTTKQLNTSYVFVGSVQETSREVKLPPTPSSGLTDDTSQYSLDTKDYKPRSKKICKYLLWILIILGISAVVAISTVYYQNSQPNQITNSMEAQIDGTNEINKTLGIVLDKFSSIKQSIESMKSLVKEINKPLNRAPAYTSSDSLSDSSNSGQCRNDTNGECVKDCTFMCRGDYQSCETCIGYVTCDHGKIFKRICVNPRFNITLFWDDKLKACEFKSSTCYYK, from the exons cCACGATCTAATGAAAGGCGAGAACGGAGTTATAGG GGTTCAGCATACAGCAGTTTTCAGGGTGTGCAAGAACCTGAAATAGATTATAAAGACAATACAAAAGAGAATGAG GTACCTGGAATTCATCAATCCACAGACTGTTACATTCCCCGAGGATATCGCTTT aacCACAGAACCTTTCGAGAACAACCG ATACCACCATTATCGCCCCTAGATCAACAACAGCAAAATGTTAGAGGGACCGGTGGAGTTATG AATACACAAGGAACGATCACCGGTGTTTCTCAGAATTCTAATGAATGTGACAACCCTGGAAATTCTGACCGAGTGCAGAAATCG CACAGCAGTACCTTTCTTCCACAACCA GTTACACCTTTATTATCTTTAtctcaaatacaaaaaaatattttg TCGCATTCTGATACAGAAAAAAGGCGGTTACAGTATGATAATGCATGG AATATTTTAGGAAAAGGAGACTCTAGGTTATCCAATCATTACGGACCTTCCGTAACCACAAAGCAGTTg AATACTTCATACGTTTTTGTAGGGAGCGTGCAAGAAACATCACGAGAAGTCAAG TTACCCCCCACACCTTCCTCGGGTCTGACAGATGACACTAGCCAATATTCTTTGGACACAAAGGATTATAAGCCCAGatcaaaa aaaatatgcAAGTACCTTCTCTGGATACTCATAATTCTCGGTATCTCGGCTGTCGTAGCGATATCCACTGTTTATTACCAAAATAGCCAGCCTAACCAGATTACCAATAGTATGGAGGCACAGATAGATG gtaccaatgaaattaacaaaaccCTCGGTATTGTATTAGACAAGTTTAGTTCAATCAAACAGTCGATAGAGTCCATGAAGTCACTTGTGAAAGAAATCAACAAACCACTAAACAGGGCCCCAG CTTACACAAGTAGTGACTCTTTATCGGATTCATCGAATTCAGGACAGTGTCGGAACGATACAAATGGTGAATGTGTAAAGGACTGTACTTTCATGTGTCGTGGGGACTATCAGTCCTGTGAGACATGTATAGGTTATGTCACTTGTGATcatggaaaaatatttaaaagaatctGTGTTAATCCCAGATTCAATATAACTCTTTTTTGGGATGACAAACTCAAAGCATGTGAATTTAAAAGCAGTACGTGTTACTATAAGTGA
- the LOC128176227 gene encoding uncharacterized protein LOC128176227 isoform X4 produces MASFHGEHLDNMPRSNERRERSYRGSAYSSFQGVQEPEIDYKDNTKENEVPGIHQSTDCYIPRGYRFNHRTFREQPIPPLSPLDQQQQNVRGTGGVMNTQGTITGVSQNSNECDNPGNSDRVQKSNILGKGDSRLSNHYGPSVTTKQLNTSYVFVGSVQETSREVKLPPTPSSGLTDDTSQYSLDTKDYKPRSKKPCFLKKICKYLLWILIILGISAVVAISTVYYQNSQPNQITNSMEAQIDGTNEINKTLGIVLDKFSSIKQSIESMKSLVKEINKPLNRAPAYTSSDSLSDSSNSGQCRNDTNGECVKDCTFMCRGDYQSCETCIGYVTCDHGKIFKRICVNPRFNITLFWDDKLKACEFKSSTCYYK; encoded by the exons cCACGATCTAATGAAAGGCGAGAACGGAGTTATAGG GGTTCAGCATACAGCAGTTTTCAGGGTGTGCAAGAACCTGAAATAGATTATAAAGACAATACAAAAGAGAATGAG GTACCTGGAATTCATCAATCCACAGACTGTTACATTCCCCGAGGATATCGCTTT aacCACAGAACCTTTCGAGAACAACCG ATACCACCATTATCGCCCCTAGATCAACAACAGCAAAATGTTAGAGGGACCGGTGGAGTTATG AATACACAAGGAACGATCACCGGTGTTTCTCAGAATTCTAATGAATGTGACAACCCTGGAAATTCTGACCGAGTGCAGAAATCG AATATTTTAGGAAAAGGAGACTCTAGGTTATCCAATCATTACGGACCTTCCGTAACCACAAAGCAGTTg AATACTTCATACGTTTTTGTAGGGAGCGTGCAAGAAACATCACGAGAAGTCAAG TTACCCCCCACACCTTCCTCGGGTCTGACAGATGACACTAGCCAATATTCTTTGGACACAAAGGATTATAAGCCCAGatcaaaa AAACCttgttttttgaagaaaatatgcAAGTACCTTCTCTGGATACTCATAATTCTCGGTATCTCGGCTGTCGTAGCGATATCCACTGTTTATTACCAAAATAGCCAGCCTAACCAGATTACCAATAGTATGGAGGCACAGATAGATG gtaccaatgaaattaacaaaaccCTCGGTATTGTATTAGACAAGTTTAGTTCAATCAAACAGTCGATAGAGTCCATGAAGTCACTTGTGAAAGAAATCAACAAACCACTAAACAGGGCCCCAG CTTACACAAGTAGTGACTCTTTATCGGATTCATCGAATTCAGGACAGTGTCGGAACGATACAAATGGTGAATGTGTAAAGGACTGTACTTTCATGTGTCGTGGGGACTATCAGTCCTGTGAGACATGTATAGGTTATGTCACTTGTGATcatggaaaaatatttaaaagaatctGTGTTAATCCCAGATTCAATATAACTCTTTTTTGGGATGACAAACTCAAAGCATGTGAATTTAAAAGCAGTACGTGTTACTATAAGTGA
- the LOC128176227 gene encoding uncharacterized protein LOC128176227 isoform X5, translated as MNTQGTITGVSQNSNECDNPGNSDRVQKSHSSTFLPQPVTPLLSLSQIQKNILSHSDTEKRRLQYDNAWNILGKGDSRLSNHYGPSVTTKQLNTSYVFVGSVQETSREVKLPPTPSSGLTDDTSQYSLDTKDYKPRSKKPCFLKKICKYLLWILIILGISAVVAISTVYYQNSQPNQITNSMEAQIDGTNEINKTLGIVLDKFSSIKQSIESMKSLVKEINKPLNRAPAYTSSDSLSDSSNSGQCRNDTNGECVKDCTFMCRGDYQSCETCIGYVTCDHGKIFKRICVNPRFNITLFWDDKLKACEFKSSTCYYK; from the exons ATG AATACACAAGGAACGATCACCGGTGTTTCTCAGAATTCTAATGAATGTGACAACCCTGGAAATTCTGACCGAGTGCAGAAATCG CACAGCAGTACCTTTCTTCCACAACCA GTTACACCTTTATTATCTTTAtctcaaatacaaaaaaatattttg TCGCATTCTGATACAGAAAAAAGGCGGTTACAGTATGATAATGCATGG AATATTTTAGGAAAAGGAGACTCTAGGTTATCCAATCATTACGGACCTTCCGTAACCACAAAGCAGTTg AATACTTCATACGTTTTTGTAGGGAGCGTGCAAGAAACATCACGAGAAGTCAAG TTACCCCCCACACCTTCCTCGGGTCTGACAGATGACACTAGCCAATATTCTTTGGACACAAAGGATTATAAGCCCAGatcaaaa AAACCttgttttttgaagaaaatatgcAAGTACCTTCTCTGGATACTCATAATTCTCGGTATCTCGGCTGTCGTAGCGATATCCACTGTTTATTACCAAAATAGCCAGCCTAACCAGATTACCAATAGTATGGAGGCACAGATAGATG gtaccaatgaaattaacaaaaccCTCGGTATTGTATTAGACAAGTTTAGTTCAATCAAACAGTCGATAGAGTCCATGAAGTCACTTGTGAAAGAAATCAACAAACCACTAAACAGGGCCCCAG CTTACACAAGTAGTGACTCTTTATCGGATTCATCGAATTCAGGACAGTGTCGGAACGATACAAATGGTGAATGTGTAAAGGACTGTACTTTCATGTGTCGTGGGGACTATCAGTCCTGTGAGACATGTATAGGTTATGTCACTTGTGATcatggaaaaatatttaaaagaatctGTGTTAATCCCAGATTCAATATAACTCTTTTTTGGGATGACAAACTCAAAGCATGTGAATTTAAAAGCAGTACGTGTTACTATAAGTGA
- the LOC128176472 gene encoding uncharacterized protein LOC128176472, whose product MSSQSHGLISWEHLDNMNQQHIQDTHRRVSGNSAGSDGSNNSGSSYSSFQGVQEPEIDYEDDTNENEAPGIPQSTDWYIPRGYRLNHRTFREQPIPPLSPLDQQQPNVRGTVGVISQYNRRGQCVFYDNARNVPGIGGFRSSNISRGSDSTNSSSYEQVQSAQSSPRYTEATPDGNHRATETDQSIQKHKGCSIKKICKCVVWTAIFLGISFGVALSTLNNVNTSDLERQMLQGNDEINKTLARSLKMVDNSLKEVIVSARNGSQTVSNESSSHSNKTEAQIRDMKTMLLTLFEELERNITSYWNSQVKRGGGSGLGSGTDSGGHCYNSTTNGCIDQCYNICDGDYQSCWTCKGYITCANRILHQRNCSDSHLVWDDHTKRCESVSNTCP is encoded by the exons ATGTCTTCGCAAAGCCATGGTCTCATTTCATGGGAACATTTAGACAACATG AATCAACAGCACATTCAAGACACGCACCGAAGAGTCTCTGGGAATTCTGCTGGTTCTGACGGGTCGAACAATTCG GGTTCATCGTACAGCAGTTTTCAGGGTGTTCAAGAACCTGAAATAGATTATGAAGACGATACTAACGAGAATGAG GCACCTGGAATTCCACAATCCACAGACTGGTACATTCCCCGAGGATATCGCTTA aacCACAGAACCTTTCGAGAACAACCG ATACCACCATTATCGCCCTTAGATCAACAACAGCCAAATGTTAGAGGGACTGTTGGAGTCATA TCACAGTACAATAGACGAGGACAGTGTGTCTTCTATGACAATGCACGG AATGTACCTGGAATAGGAGGTTTTCGTTCATCTAACATATCCAGGGGCTCCGACAGCACAAATTCATCG AGTTATGAACAAGTCCAGAGTGCACAAAGTTCACCCAGATACACAGAg GCAACACCTGATGGCAATCATAGAGCTACGGAAACTGATCAGTCCATCCAAAAA cataaaGGTTGTTCCATAAAGAAAATTTGCAAGTGCGTCGTCTGGACCGCTATTTTTCTTGGTATTTCTTTCGGAGTTGCGCTTTCCACTCTTAATAATGTAAACACCAGTGATTTGGAGAGACAGATGTTACAGG GTAATGATGAAATTAACAAGACACTCGCCCGCTCATTGAAGATGGTTGATAATTCATTAAAAGAAGTAATAGTGTCTGCAAGAAATGGTTCACAAACAGTTAGTAATGAATCAAGTTCTCATAGTAATAAAACTGAAGCGCAAATACGTGATATGAAAACAATGTTGTTGACGTTATTTGAAGAACTTGAAAGAAACATCACATCTTATTGGAATAGCCAAGTAAAAAGAG GTGGTGGATCTGGATTAGGATCTGGAACAGATTCAGGAGGACATTGCTACAACAGTACAACTAACGGCTGTATAGATCAGTGCTATAACATTTGTGATGGGGACTACCAGTCCTGTTGGACTTGTAAAGGTTACATCACTTGCGCAAATCGGATATTACATCAACGAAACTGTTCAGATAGCCACCTCGTTTGGGACGATCATACTAAAAGATGTGAAAGTGTAAGCAATACTTGTCCATag